The sequence below is a genomic window from Armatimonadota bacterium.
AGTCGCTCCACGTTGTTGATGCGGTCGGAGGCGGGCACCGTGCCGAAGTTGCCGCGGTATATGCTACCCCGGGGATCAACCACCGTCAAATCAAGGTCATTGACCAGCGCCGATGACGTGTAAGGCGCAGCAGGGGCATCGGTCCACACCAGGGTCACCGCCAGCGGCACGCTTGCGCTGGTGACCACCAGCGGGTGGATATCCACCGCCCCGGTGTCGGTGATCATGCCGTAATCGTGGAAGATGAGGCTCGCGCCGGCGTGGGCCCGCTGCGGGAAGAGCGAGTTGCCGATGTCGGGCCGCCCCCACCCCTGGGCGCCGTCGGGACGAGCGTGGATCTCTTGCTTCGACCCCGTTCCATACTGCCCCGGGGCGAGGTCGCGGGCGCCGTTGATGAGGGTGGCCTTGACCAGGGCGCCGGTGGGGCTGCTGTGGCCGCGCACCTTCTCGTAGTACTCGCGCACCAGCGCCGCCGTGCCGGCGGTGAGCGGGGTCGCCATGCTGGTGCCGCCCGAATAGAGATACCAGTCGTTGTAGATGCCCCACAGCTCTTCGACCCCGCTGTGATGGCCCAGCTTGCCTCGCGAGTAACAGGAGATGATGTTGGTGCCCGGAGCCACCACGTCGGGCTTGATGCGGCCGTCGGTGCACGGGCCGCGGCTGCTGAACGCGGCCATGCCGGAGGGATTGTCGGAGATGTAATCGGAGGCGATGGGATCGGCGAAGTAGCCGAAGATGTCCCACGTATAATCCGCGAGCCCGCCCCACCCGGAGTTCGGCGGGCGATAGCTCTCGCTCGCGCCGACGCTGATGCAGTTCTTGGCGGTGGCGGGCTGGCCGATGCTGGTGGCGTCGATGATCCCGTCGCCGTCCTCGTCATACCCGTCGTTGCCGGCGGCGAAGAGGATGGTCATATCAGGATGACGCCACAGGTAGTCATCCACCATGAACGATTCGTAGGTGTAGCTGCCGAAGTAGTAGGAGGCGCCCCAGCTATTGGTGTGGATGCGCGCCCCGGCCTGGTAGGCCTGGCCGAAGAGCTGCCCGAAGTCGTCGGGGAGGCCCGATAGGAAACCGGCGGCGTCCATCACCGACTGGAAGACCAGGCCCGCCTCCGGCGCCATCCCGGCGAAGGAACCGGTGTAGTAGTGTGTCGGGGCACTGGAACCGGACATCGTGCCGTTACCCAGCACCGAGCCGGCAACATGGGTGCCGTGACCACCTTCCGCCACCGGCGGCGTCGTGCTGTCGCTCCAATCACCAGTGCGGCCGCGGGCGAAAGCCTGCACCAGCCGCGGCTGCCCGGCAGCGTTCAGAAAGTCGGGGTGGAGATTGGCGGCGTTCCCGGTATCGAGCCCGGTGTCGGCGATCCCCACGATCTGGCCGCCGCCAAACAATCCGTAGTCCTGCCAGACGTCCACCCCCCACGGCAGGCCCGCGACATTGCTGACGTTGAGATAGCGCTGGCCCTGGTCGTTGCGCAGCTCCGGCATCCGGTACTCCTGGATCCACTGCACCTCGGGCAGCGCCGCCAGGTCGAGCACGGCGGCCGCGGGTGTGCGCACCAGCACCGATGGGGTCGGCTCCCAGGCGCCGCCCAGGCGCCACAACTTGCGCTGCCGAATGAAGCTGTTCACGCGGTCCAGCGTCTCTCCCGGGAACAGCTTGACGACCACCGTGAGGCCGCGCTTGGGGTTGCTCACCAGGGAGCCCCGGTACTTCCAGCGCGCGGGAAACGGGCTCACCCACCGCACGACCGGCAGCGCAGCGACGCGCGAGGCTTCGGCCGCGGTCATGCGCGCGGCGAACGCGTTGCGCGGCACGTAGTCAACAAACACCGCCCCCAGATCGGCTGCCTGGCGTTTCCACGCCCAGCGCACCGGCCCTTGGAACTGCACCACGTAGTAGCCGCGGTCGGGGGAAATGGTGGAGCCGAGGGTGGTCGCGGCCGCCTGGCGCGCCTGCACAACCGCGGCCGGCTCGGCGCACTTCGGATCGAACTGATCCTCGCCGGCCAGGATCGGCATGTAGAGCTCCGCCCAAGCGGACGTCGCCGCCATGCCCAACGCAAGCACCAGCGCCACCGCCGTACCCCGAGCACAAGCCTTC
It includes:
- a CDS encoding S8 family serine peptidase, which gives rise to MKACARGTAVALVLALGMAATSAWAELYMPILAGEDQFDPKCAEPAAVVQARQAAATTLGSTISPDRGYYVVQFQGPVRWAWKRQAADLGAVFVDYVPRNAFAARMTAAEASRVAALPVVRWVSPFPARWKYRGSLVSNPKRGLTVVVKLFPGETLDRVNSFIRQRKLWRLGGAWEPTPSVLVRTPAAAVLDLAALPEVQWIQEYRMPELRNDQGQRYLNVSNVAGLPWGVDVWQDYGLFGGGQIVGIADTGLDTGNAANLHPDFLNAAGQPRLVQAFARGRTGDWSDSTTPPVAEGGHGTHVAGSVLGNGTMSGSSAPTHYYTGSFAGMAPEAGLVFQSVMDAAGFLSGLPDDFGQLFGQAYQAGARIHTNSWGASYYFGSYTYESFMVDDYLWRHPDMTILFAAGNDGYDEDGDGIIDATSIGQPATAKNCISVGASESYRPPNSGWGGLADYTWDIFGYFADPIASDYISDNPSGMAAFSSRGPCTDGRIKPDVVAPGTNIISCYSRGKLGHHSGVEELWGIYNDWYLYSGGTSMATPLTAGTAALVREYYEKVRGHSSPTGALVKATLINGARDLAPGQYGTGSKQEIHARPDGAQGWGRPDIGNSLFPQRAHAGASLIFHDYGMITDTGAVDIHPLVVTSASVPLAVTLVWTDAPAAPYTSSALVNDLDLTVVDPRGSIYRGNFGTVPASDRINNVERLDFSRPLVGTYYVKVSGYNLPYSPQPYALVMTGTTATTYSISGRIADVTGRPVGDAAISVEGIATSPGRRVTGSTRADGTYRITNLLPGRYRITPSKRFHEFTPAERRVDVVNHDVTGVDFVASVAVRYQIAGYVWDSAGRGVPGVELDVYRESAGRIAATYAAVTDAGGHYTVPQLDPGYYYIEPTVAPDRWITPPYRELELPNRESASQNFWLSPLIYSTIDVYALYPNKSPIASATVTVWRSDGDWRVVQTRQTNSQGFARLGGQYVENGQTVQVFREGYYYITVSKRGYTFEVAVNEDHVEGQLPVVSWFGPVTTAAFYFWGDSPAPTYSASGLARTLWDRPVPNARVTLSGRASGRVFHTSTRSNGYYYQTAMPADIYDVTVEKAGWQFTPIDPLTGWPDPGYQARLKVGPPAHTPPISFWALGQDPWVLGFQERDYDYQYPNGRQDYWAMPQ